One genomic window of Sphingobacterium oryzagri includes the following:
- the hpf gene encoding ribosome hibernation-promoting factor, HPF/YfiA family has protein sequence MNITVQSIKFDADQKLVEFIKRKTAKLEQFLDNIIESVCYLRIENVDDESNKVVELKMNIPGNQLFAKAQAKSFEEATDAAVESLRRQINKHKTKTRTTASNHKELLGDPEQEF, from the coding sequence ATGAACATTACTGTGCAATCTATCAAATTTGATGCAGATCAAAAATTGGTTGAGTTTATCAAGAGAAAAACAGCAAAATTAGAGCAGTTTTTGGATAATATTATTGAAAGTGTATGCTATTTACGTATCGAAAATGTAGATGATGAGTCGAACAAGGTAGTAGAGCTTAAAATGAATATTCCGGGCAATCAACTGTTTGCAAAAGCACAGGCTAAAAGTTTTGAGGAGGCAACAGACGCTGCTGTAGAATCATTACGGAGACAGATTAACAAACACAAAACCAAAACGAGAACAACGGCGAGTAACCATAAGGAGTTGCTCGGTGATCCCGAACAGGAATTTTAA
- a CDS encoding ArsC family reductase, with protein sequence MALHVYGIKNCNTVKKALDWLAEKQLAYTFHDYKKEPATVEKLKAWEKEISWESLVNKKGTTWKKLSSDVQASVTDAPSANAVLLENNSMIKRPLIESPNGILLGFDEQEYANKLL encoded by the coding sequence ATGGCGTTACACGTATACGGGATCAAAAACTGTAATACAGTAAAAAAAGCATTAGATTGGTTGGCCGAAAAGCAGCTAGCTTACACCTTCCATGACTACAAAAAAGAACCGGCAACGGTTGAGAAACTGAAGGCTTGGGAAAAAGAAATTTCCTGGGAATCGCTGGTTAATAAAAAAGGTACCACCTGGAAAAAATTAAGTAGCGATGTGCAGGCGTCTGTAACCGATGCGCCTAGCGCCAATGCTGTTTTACTAGAAAATAACAGCATGATAAAAAGACCGCTTATCGAATCGCCAAACGGTATTCTGCTTGGTTTTGACGAACAGGAATATGCAAACAAACTGCTGTAA
- a CDS encoding tyrosine-type recombinase/integrase — MSKERFLNFLKFEKRYSIHTITAYALEIDVFLAFLASENHVFAEVDYRVVRHYLAKLKEDGKQPTSINRSISSLRSFYKFLCREGLANSNPMTAVHALKTAKRLPVVVEQAKMVGLLDAGAKDENDFAEVRDFLILELLFGTGIRLAELLAIQEKDIDMYNKKILVFGKRSKQRYVPIHQTLLQHVKHYLKLKYSKDFENKSTYLIVDNVGKHASRRLIYTTVQRYLGLITSQKKRSPHVLRHTFATALLDNGADLNAIKELLGHAGLAATQVYTHNSVERLKSIYKQAHPKA; from the coding sequence ATGAGCAAAGAAAGATTTTTGAATTTTTTAAAGTTTGAAAAACGATATTCTATACATACTATCACAGCCTATGCATTAGAAATCGACGTTTTTTTAGCTTTTTTAGCATCCGAAAACCATGTCTTTGCGGAGGTAGACTACCGAGTCGTCCGTCATTACCTTGCAAAACTGAAAGAGGATGGCAAGCAACCTACCAGTATCAATCGTTCGATATCTTCGTTACGTTCTTTTTACAAATTTTTATGCAGAGAAGGGTTGGCCAACAGCAATCCGATGACGGCTGTTCATGCGCTCAAAACCGCCAAGCGATTGCCCGTAGTGGTAGAGCAGGCAAAGATGGTTGGCCTGCTGGATGCGGGAGCAAAAGATGAGAACGACTTTGCGGAGGTTCGTGATTTTTTAATTCTCGAATTATTGTTTGGAACCGGAATCCGTTTGGCAGAACTGCTCGCTATTCAAGAGAAGGACATTGATATGTATAATAAAAAAATCCTTGTTTTTGGTAAGCGCAGCAAACAACGCTATGTGCCGATTCATCAAACCTTACTTCAGCATGTCAAACATTATTTGAAGCTCAAGTATTCGAAAGATTTCGAAAACAAATCGACCTACTTGATCGTTGATAATGTAGGGAAACATGCAAGCCGCCGGTTAATATATACGACTGTGCAACGCTACCTAGGCCTGATCACTTCGCAGAAGAAACGAAGCCCGCACGTGCTCCGTCATACATTTGCGACAGCTTTACTAGACAATGGTGCCGATCTGAACGCGATTAAGGAACTGCTTGGACATGCCGGATTGGCCGCTACGCAGGTCTATACCCACAACTCTGTAGAGAGGTTGAAATCGATTTATAAACAAGCCCATCCAAAGGCTTAA
- the fbaA gene encoding class II fructose-bisphosphate aldolase, whose product MSLKDFKGVLTGDQVQELFEIAKTHKFALPAVNVIGTNSINAVMETAKAVNSPVIIQLSNGGAQFYAGKSLNNDGLQACILGAVSAAHHVHLLAEHYGVAVILHTDHAAKKLLPWIDGLLDAGEKFFAQHGKPLFSSHMLDLSEEPIEENIEISAKYLARMKPLGMTVEIELGVTGGEEDGVDNTDVDSSKLYTQPEEVAYAYEELSKVSDKFTVAAAFGNVHGVYKPGNVKLQPIILHNSQEHIREKFSLTAEKPVNFVFHGGSGSTPEEIAEAISYGAIKMNIDTDMQWAYWDGVRAYEAKNHDFLQGQIGNPDGADSPNKKYYDPRVWLRKGEEAFVTRLTQAFTELNAIDVNSKL is encoded by the coding sequence ATGAGCCTAAAAGATTTTAAAGGTGTTTTGACAGGAGATCAAGTTCAAGAGCTTTTCGAGATTGCTAAAACACATAAGTTTGCTTTACCAGCGGTGAACGTTATTGGAACAAATTCTATCAATGCCGTAATGGAAACTGCGAAAGCTGTAAATTCACCCGTGATCATTCAGCTTTCTAATGGTGGAGCACAGTTTTACGCCGGAAAGTCGCTAAACAACGATGGTCTTCAAGCCTGTATTTTGGGTGCTGTATCTGCTGCACATCACGTGCACCTGTTGGCAGAACACTACGGTGTTGCTGTTATCTTGCATACCGACCATGCGGCAAAAAAATTATTGCCATGGATTGACGGTTTGTTAGACGCAGGTGAGAAATTTTTTGCACAACATGGTAAGCCTTTGTTTTCATCGCATATGTTGGATCTATCCGAAGAGCCAATTGAAGAGAATATCGAAATTTCCGCGAAATACTTAGCACGTATGAAACCACTAGGCATGACGGTAGAAATTGAGTTAGGCGTAACAGGTGGTGAAGAAGATGGTGTAGATAACACAGACGTAGATAGCTCTAAATTATACACACAGCCAGAAGAAGTTGCTTATGCTTATGAAGAACTTTCGAAAGTTTCTGACAAATTTACTGTAGCGGCAGCTTTTGGTAATGTACATGGTGTATATAAACCAGGTAATGTAAAATTACAACCGATTATTTTGCACAATTCGCAGGAACATATCCGCGAGAAATTCAGCCTTACAGCAGAAAAGCCTGTTAATTTTGTTTTCCACGGCGGTTCAGGTTCTACACCAGAGGAGATTGCAGAAGCTATTTCTTACGGTGCAATCAAAATGAATATCGATACCGATATGCAATGGGCATACTGGGATGGTGTTCGTGCTTACGAAGCGAAAAACCACGATTTTCTGCAAGGGCAGATTGGCAACCCAGACGGTGCTGACTCGCCTAACAAAAAATATTACGATCCACGCGTATGGTTGCGCAAAGGTGAAGAGGCTTTTGTTACTCGTTTGACACAAGCATTTACCGAGCTTAACGCCATTGACGTGAACAGCAAATTATAA